From Cercospora beticola chromosome 6, complete sequence, a single genomic window includes:
- a CDS encoding uncharacterized protein (antiSMASH:Cluster_4~MEROPS:MER0034665~SMCOG1066:alpha/beta hydrolase domain-containing protein) — MLFTKDFTSMSREEILQLAEPTEEYQEMMDVWPPVRIDWQDTKSTLAKVRMQTELADELDEPDRDVEETFRQFPARDGYQLTLRIFTSRRHTVPNGSIVVLWHGGGWVIGSPTMTAGIARSLCKRFGCLVLAPNYRLAPEHVWPTSLNDAWDSFNYIRNEYDEEAERHFIIGGISAGAHMALVIAHMAKEENLEPKITGVYSACGSIQPLNEGDLDPVYRERYLSRTQPECADNPVLSKEMKKFMTDCAKADPTSKSCMPLLWPGNEKHEGLPKVYQQVCGRDYSRDEALIFDDILKKNGGKSRVNLYPGLPHCFWLALGGIPEYRQWEQDTISGFQWLLSNN; from the exons ATGCTCTTCACAAAAGACTTCACGAGCATGTCTCGTGAAGAGATTCTTCAGCTGGCAGAGCCAACAGAAGAATATCAAGAA ATGATGGATGTTTGGCCGCCTGTGAGGATCGACTGGCAGGACACGAAAAGTACTCTGGCCAAGGTCCGTATGCAAACCGAACTCGCAGACGAACTGGACGAACCAGATCGAGATGTCGAGGAGACCTTTCGCCAGTTTCCTGCAAGGGATGGCTACCAGCTCACTCTTCGAATCTTCACGTCAAGACGACACACTGTTCCGAATGGGTCTATTGTGGTGCTCTGGCATGGCGGAGGATGGGTGATTGGCAGTCCAACAATGACGGCAGGTATCGCACGATCACTGTGCAAACGATTCGGTTGCCTGGTACTCGCACCTAATTATCGCCTTGCCCCCGAGCATGTCTGGCCCACTAGCTTGAATGATGCTTGGGATAGCTTCAATTACATCCGAAACGAGTACGATGAAGAGGCCGAACGACACTTCATCATCGGTGGTATTTCCGCCGGTGCTCATATGGCGCTGGTGATCGCACACATGGCCAAGGAAGAAAACCTGGAGCCCAAAATCACTGGCGTGTACTCAGCATGTGGTTCCATACAGCCGTTGAACGAGGGAGACCTCGATCCTGTCTATCGTGAGAGGTACCTCAGTCGCACGCAGCCAGAATGTGCAGACAATCCAGTGCTTTcgaaggagatgaagaaatTCATGACGGACTGCGCTAAGGCTGATCCGACCTCGAAGTCTTGTATGCCACTGCTCTGGCCTGGTAACGAGAAACACGAGGGGCTTCCGAAGGTCTATCAGCAAGTCTGCGGCCGAGACTACAGCCGTGACGAAGCACTTATTTTCGATGATATACTGAAGAAGAATGGAGGGAAGTCGCGAGTCAATTTGTATCCTGGACTGCCACACTGCTTTTGGCTTGCGCTGGGAGGGATTCCAGAGTATAGACAATGGGAGCAAGACACTATTTCCGGCTTTCAATGGTTACTAAGCAATAACTAG